A part of Acidimicrobiales bacterium genomic DNA contains:
- a CDS encoding dihydrofolate reductase family protein, producing the protein MADLVYTANVSVDGYLEDADGRIDWSEPAEEVFSFITDLERQAGTYLYGRRMYEAMVYWETAAPDEPYVREFAEMWRDADKVVYSRTLEAASSARTRLEHDFDPEAVRRLKAAAARRITIVGADLAGQALAAGLVDEVRLLTVPVVLGGGKPALPKGAKLPLRLLETRQFASGVVFLRYRVDSGRGT; encoded by the coding sequence ATGGCTGATCTCGTATACACCGCCAACGTCTCCGTGGACGGCTACCTGGAGGACGCTGACGGCCGGATCGACTGGTCCGAGCCCGCCGAGGAGGTCTTCTCCTTCATCACCGACCTGGAGAGGCAGGCCGGGACCTACCTGTACGGGCGGCGGATGTACGAGGCCATGGTCTACTGGGAGACCGCCGCTCCGGACGAACCCTATGTCCGCGAGTTCGCCGAGATGTGGCGGGACGCCGACAAGGTGGTGTACTCGCGCACCCTCGAGGCTGCATCAAGTGCCCGGACGAGGCTCGAGCACGACTTCGACCCCGAGGCGGTGCGGCGGCTGAAGGCGGCGGCGGCCCGCCGCATCACCATCGTCGGGGCCGATCTCGCCGGGCAGGCGCTGGCGGCCGGGCTCGTGGACGAGGTCCGTCTGCTCACGGTGCCCGTCGTGCTCGGCGGCGGCAAGCCGGCGTTGCCGAAGGGCGCGAAGCTTCCCCTTCGACTGCTGGAGACCCGGCAGTTCGCGAGCGGCGTCGTGTTTCTCCGATACCGCGTTGACTCCGGACGGGGGACGTAG
- a CDS encoding acyl-CoA desaturase translates to MTALTIDVAAPTPEEIAPDDRRPGPVGLAITAALVVLPLTGLAGGIAWLALGNRVSWLDLGLAVGLYLVSGHGVTVGYHRLFAHRSFRAAPSLRVALAVAGSLALEGGVVSWVANHRLHHRLSDRAGDPHSPYRYGTSGWALARGMVWSHVAWLFRAPAADTERYARDLRADRAIAVVDRLFPVLALTSLALPFGVAWAATGSLSAGGWALLWAGGVRVSVLHHVTWSVNSLCHVLGRRPNATGDHSSNVRALAVLSLGESWHNHHHAFPSGARHGMGRHQLDSSARLIRLLERSGWARDARWSRT, encoded by the coding sequence ATGACCGCGCTGACGATCGACGTCGCCGCCCCGACTCCGGAAGAGATCGCCCCCGATGACCGCCGGCCGGGTCCGGTGGGGTTGGCCATCACCGCCGCCCTCGTGGTCCTGCCCCTGACGGGACTGGCCGGGGGCATCGCCTGGCTGGCTCTGGGGAACCGGGTGAGCTGGCTGGATCTCGGCCTGGCCGTGGGTCTCTACCTCGTCTCCGGCCACGGGGTGACCGTCGGCTACCACCGTCTGTTCGCCCACCGCTCGTTCCGGGCCGCCCCCTCGCTGCGGGTGGCGCTGGCGGTGGCGGGCTCGCTGGCTCTCGAGGGTGGGGTGGTGTCCTGGGTGGCCAACCACCGCCTCCACCACCGTCTGTCCGACCGCGCCGGGGATCCTCATTCCCCCTATCGGTACGGGACCTCCGGCTGGGCGCTGGCCCGGGGGATGGTGTGGTCCCACGTGGCCTGGCTGTTCCGGGCCCCGGCGGCGGACACCGAGCGCTACGCCCGCGACCTGCGCGCCGACCGGGCGATCGCGGTCGTCGACCGCCTGTTCCCCGTCCTGGCCCTGACCTCTCTGGCCCTGCCTTTCGGCGTCGCCTGGGCGGCGACGGGGTCCCTGTCGGCCGGCGGCTGGGCGTTGTTGTGGGCCGGCGGGGTGCGCGTCAGCGTCCTGCACCACGTGACGTGGTCGGTGAACTCGCTCTGCCACGTCCTGGGTCGGCGCCCCAATGCGACCGGCGACCACTCGTCCAACGTCAGGGCCCTGGCCGTGCTGTCCCTCGGGGAGTCCTGGCACAACCACCACCACGCCTTCCCCTCCGGCGCCCGTCACGGCATGGGCCGCCACCAGCTCGACTCCTCCGCCCGGCTGATCCGCCTCCTCGAGCGAAGCGGCTGGGCGCGCGACGCCAGGTGGAGCCGGACCTAG
- a CDS encoding cold-shock protein, with the protein MAAGTVKWFDSAKGYGFITPDGGGKDVFVHHSAIEGTGYKELSEGQRVDFDSEQGAKGPQATSVRSA; encoded by the coding sequence ATGGCTGCAGGTACTGTCAAATGGTTCGACTCCGCCAAGGGGTACGGGTTCATCACCCCGGACGGCGGCGGCAAGGACGTCTTCGTCCATCACAGCGCCATCGAGGGCACGGGCTACAAGGAGCTCTCCGAGGGCCAGCGGGTCGACTTCGACTCCGAGCAGGGCGCCAAGGGACCCCAGGCCACGAGCGTCCGCTCTGCCTAG
- a CDS encoding VOC family protein, with protein sequence MSPRLNAAGIVTADMGRSLDFYRLLGLQVPDPPYGGHVNIELPDGWRLMFDSEEEMRQFRPDWTRTTGNQIALAFECASPAEVDEVYARITGAGYRGVKEPWDAFWGQHYAQLRDADGVSVDLYANP encoded by the coding sequence GTGAGCCCCCGCCTCAACGCCGCCGGAATCGTCACCGCCGACATGGGCAGGTCGCTCGACTTCTACCGCCTGCTCGGCCTCCAGGTCCCGGACCCCCCTTACGGCGGCCACGTCAACATCGAGCTCCCCGACGGCTGGCGCCTGATGTTCGACTCCGAGGAGGAGATGAGGCAGTTCCGCCCCGACTGGACGAGGACGACCGGCAATCAGATCGCCCTGGCCTTCGAGTGCGCCAGCCCAGCCGAGGTGGACGAGGTGTACGCGCGGATCACCGGCGCCGGCTACCGCGGCGTGAAGGAGCCGTGGGACGCCTTCTGGGGACAGCACTACGCCCAGCTCCGCGACGCCGATGGAGTTTCGGTCGACCTATACGCGAATCCCTGA
- a CDS encoding helix-turn-helix transcriptional regulator: MCRPGSLRGAGPAGGGRPAPGGPRGRHPLVVSAGRRPGRQTGAVPRETTVPSGYVEWPSAPPRRRYVACTWMGGGDSDRSESEPVLPDGCMDIIWNGDRLFVAGPDTVPNRSGAGGQFAVGLRFRPGTGPLFLDVPAVELRDQRVDLRVLWPEADGVADEMAGCASRRRAAAVLERRVAGRLPEVGDPDPLVEAAANLWREAREPVTTAELARRAGVSERHLHRRFLPAVGYGPKLLQRVLRLQTFLTSCRDPGASLAGLATRAGFADQAHLSRETRALAGLTPAELRAARMDVRNVQDAACRDQLQRRGDN, encoded by the coding sequence GTGTGTCGGCCCGGATCGTTACGAGGAGCTGGGCCGGCTGGTGGCGGGCGCCCCGCCCCCGGAGGACCGCGAGGTCGTCACCCTCTGGTGGTGAGCGCTGGGCGCCGGCCCGGCCGGCAGACTGGCGCGGTGCCGCGGGAGACCACCGTGCCCTCGGGATACGTCGAGTGGCCGTCAGCTCCTCCTCGGCGTCGCTATGTCGCCTGCACGTGGATGGGGGGAGGGGACTCGGACCGCTCGGAGTCTGAGCCCGTGCTCCCCGACGGCTGTATGGACATCATCTGGAACGGTGACCGGCTCTTCGTGGCCGGCCCGGACACCGTCCCGAACCGGTCCGGGGCGGGGGGTCAGTTCGCGGTGGGTCTGCGCTTCCGGCCCGGCACCGGACCTTTGTTCCTGGACGTTCCGGCGGTCGAGCTTCGAGACCAGCGTGTCGATCTCCGGGTCCTGTGGCCCGAAGCTGACGGCGTCGCCGACGAGATGGCGGGATGCGCGAGCCGGCGCCGGGCCGCCGCCGTCCTCGAGCGCCGAGTCGCCGGGCGGCTTCCGGAAGTCGGCGATCCCGATCCGCTCGTCGAAGCCGCCGCCAACCTCTGGCGAGAGGCTCGCGAACCGGTCACCACGGCGGAGCTGGCCCGCCGGGCGGGAGTATCCGAGCGCCACCTGCATCGGCGCTTTCTCCCTGCTGTCGGCTACGGACCCAAGCTGCTGCAACGCGTCCTCAGGCTCCAGACGTTCCTGACCTCGTGCCGGGACCCGGGCGCCTCACTGGCCGGGCTGGCGACCCGGGCCGGATTCGCCGACCAGGCCCACCTGAGCCGGGAGACGCGAGCCCTGGCCGGTCTCACCCCGGCCGAGCTCCGGGCTGCCCGGATGGACGTCCGAAACGTTCAAGACGCCGCCTGCCGCGATCAGCTACAACGGCGCGGTGACAACTGA
- a CDS encoding class I SAM-dependent methyltransferase — protein sequence MRRGSRGPIAPGAANRAWSRMLAGWAVPAEILADAPESPFFFHPGSFIEAAEEAVARPADTPSDAAARQALAPSGSVLDVGCGAGAASLGLRPSRLIGVDPSLPLLTAFAEGAARLGIEATVIEGQWPEAADRTEAADVVVCHHVFYNVSDLATFATVLSGHARRRVVVEMTASHPMAWLTPYWMALHGLDRPERPTAQDAVAVLEELGLVVNQTRWRRRYQMIGEHGDGAIARLARRLCVGPDRYEELGRLVAGAPPPEDREVVTLWW from the coding sequence GTGAGGCGGGGTAGCAGGGGGCCGATCGCGCCCGGAGCCGCCAACCGGGCCTGGTCCCGGATGCTCGCCGGCTGGGCGGTGCCGGCCGAGATCCTGGCAGACGCCCCGGAGTCCCCGTTCTTCTTCCACCCGGGATCCTTCATCGAGGCGGCCGAGGAGGCGGTGGCCCGGCCCGCCGACACCCCGTCCGACGCCGCGGCGCGCCAGGCCCTGGCCCCGTCCGGGTCGGTGCTGGACGTCGGGTGCGGTGCCGGCGCGGCCAGCCTGGGCCTGCGCCCCTCGCGGTTGATCGGCGTCGACCCGAGCCTGCCGTTGCTGACCGCCTTCGCCGAAGGGGCGGCCCGGCTCGGCATCGAGGCCACCGTGATCGAGGGCCAGTGGCCCGAGGCCGCGGACCGGACCGAGGCGGCCGACGTGGTCGTCTGCCACCACGTCTTCTACAACGTCTCGGACCTGGCCACCTTCGCCACCGTCCTGTCGGGGCACGCCCGGCGGAGGGTCGTCGTCGAGATGACGGCGTCGCATCCGATGGCGTGGCTCACGCCCTACTGGATGGCCCTCCACGGTCTGGACCGGCCCGAGCGGCCCACGGCTCAGGACGCCGTGGCGGTGCTGGAGGAACTGGGGTTGGTGGTCAACCAGACGCGGTGGCGGCGCCGGTACCAGATGATCGGGGAGCACGGGGACGGTGCCATCGCCCGCCTGGCCCGCCGGCTGTGTGTCGGCCCGGATCGTTACGAGGAGCTGGGCCGGCTGGTGGCGGGCGCCCCGCCCCCGGAGGACCGCGAGGTCGTCACCCTCTGGTGGTGA
- a CDS encoding cupin domain-containing protein has translation MEIVPKQPSVKGPADWFTGDVWIDGIARGQEPARINVGAVRFSPGARTAWHSHELGQTLYVTEGRGLVQARGQGRLEVRAGDVIHTPDGEEHWHGAAPDHFMSHLSMTEGPPQWGEHVSDAEYRGEAG, from the coding sequence ATGGAGATCGTTCCCAAGCAGCCGTCGGTCAAGGGGCCGGCCGACTGGTTCACCGGAGACGTGTGGATCGACGGGATCGCCCGCGGCCAGGAGCCGGCGCGCATCAACGTCGGGGCCGTCCGGTTCAGCCCCGGCGCCCGCACGGCCTGGCACTCCCACGAGCTCGGCCAGACCCTGTACGTGACCGAGGGGCGCGGTCTGGTCCAGGCCCGCGGGCAGGGGCGCCTGGAGGTCCGGGCCGGGGACGTCATCCACACGCCCGACGGCGAGGAGCACTGGCACGGGGCCGCCCCCGACCACTTCATGTCCCACCTGTCGATGACGGAGGGACCGCCCCAGTGGGGAGAGCACGTGAGCGACGCCGAGTACCGCGGTGAGGCGGGGTAG